TTGCGCGGCGGCGTTCCAGGAGAAGACGCTGACATGATCGATTCCGTACCGCCGTGCCGCCACCGGGTCGACCTGGGCCCGGGCCAGCGCGTCGGGGCGTACCGGCAGGAACGGGAACTCCAGGCCGCAGCCGGCCACCCGAGGCGCTGGACCGAGGTGGTCGTCGGCACCGAGCCCGACCATCTCCAGCAGCGGCTCCGGATCCAGCTCGGGCCCGAGGGTGGGGCTGCCACCGGTCAGGGTGGCCGCGCCGTCGGTCACCTCGATCGGCAGCACCCCGGCGCCACACTCCTGGGTGACCTGTCCCACACCGAACAGGCCCCGCCGGCAGGCCGTCACCGCGGCGCCGACGCTGGGGTGACCGGCGAACGGCAGTTCGTCGACCGGTGTGAAGATCCGGGCCCGGTAGGTGGCGCCGACCTGGGTGGCGGGCAGCACGAAGACCGTCTCCGAGAGGTTGAACTCCCGGGCTATCGCCTGCATCTGATCGGTGGCCAGCCCGTCGGCGTCGAAGACCACCGCGAGCGGGTTCCCCGCGTACGGCCGGTCGGTGAAGACGTCCACGATCTCGTAAGCCAGGGTCGACATGGTGATAAACACTAGGCCCTCGGACGTCCGTCGACGTCGCAGCGCGGCGAGGACGCCGACGGACGCCCTAGGCTGGTGCCCGTGAGCACGCCGACCCGGGTCTACCTCGCCCGCCTCGCCGGAGTCGCCGTCTTCGACCCCAACGGCGACCAGGTGGGCCGGGTACGCGACGCGGTGGCCCGGCTGCGGGCCAGCCAACGACCGCCCGAGGTGGTGGGACTGGTCGCCGAGATGCCGATGCGCCGACGGATCTTCCTCTCCATCAACCGGATCACCACCATCGACGCCGACGCCGTCGTGCTGGGCAGCGGCACGCTGAACCTTCGCCGGTTCGAGAAGCGCCCGAACGAGCTGCTGGTGCTCCAGGAGCTGCTGGATCGCCGGGTGCAGATCGCCCCGGAGGGCCGGGCCGCGGCGGTGGTGGACGTGGCGATGGAGTGCAGCCGGGGCGGCGAGTGGTCCCTGACCCGGGTCGCCGTACGCGAACAGACCGGCCGGCTGGCCCGCCGGGGCAACCTGCACCAGGTCGAGTGGGACCAGGTACGCGGGCTCAGCGGCGTCGCCGACACCCGCGGCACCGCCAACCTGCTGGCCGTGCTGGAGGAGATGCGCCCGGCCGACCTGGCCAACGCGTTGCAGGATCTCCCCGACGCCCGGCGGAACGAACTCGCCGCGGCCCTGGACGACGAGCGGCTCGCCGACGTGCTGAGCGAGCTGCCCGAGCGTGACCAGGTCGAGATCCTCGCCGCGCTGGACCGCGAACGGGCCGCCGACATCCTGGAGGAGATGGACCCGGACGACGCCGCCGACCTGCTCGGCGAGCTGACCCCACCGGAACAGGACGTGCTGCTCGACCTGATGGAGCCCGACGAGGCCGACTCGGTGCGGCAGCTGTTGAAGTACACCCCGGGCACGGCGGGCAGCGTGATGACCTCCGAACCGGTGATCCTGCCCCCGGACGCGACCGTGGCGGAGGCCCTCGCGCGGATCCGGGAGCCGCAGCTCTCCCCGGCGGTGGCCGCGCAGGTGTTCGTGGTCCGCGCGCCGATGGCCACGCCCACCGGCCGCTACCTGGGCATGGTGCACTTCCAGCGGCTGCTCCGCGAGCCCCCGGCCGACC
This is a stretch of genomic DNA from Micromonospora sp. WMMD1082. It encodes these proteins:
- a CDS encoding CBS domain-containing protein, coding for MSTPTRVYLARLAGVAVFDPNGDQVGRVRDAVARLRASQRPPEVVGLVAEMPMRRRIFLSINRITTIDADAVVLGSGTLNLRRFEKRPNELLVLQELLDRRVQIAPEGRAAAVVDVAMECSRGGEWSLTRVAVREQTGRLARRGNLHQVEWDQVRGLSGVADTRGTANLLAVLEEMRPADLANALQDLPDARRNELAAALDDERLADVLSELPERDQVEILAALDRERAADILEEMDPDDAADLLGELTPPEQDVLLDLMEPDEADSVRQLLKYTPGTAGSVMTSEPVILPPDATVAEALARIREPQLSPAVAAQVFVVRAPMATPTGRYLGMVHFQRLLREPPADLLGGVVVNDIDPLRPTTPLPEITRRMATYDLVGMPVIDRNNRLVGAVTVDDVLDHSLPRDWRDRDATTGGNPDAATRAAAPDAVTDGDR
- a CDS encoding PhzF family phenazine biosynthesis protein translates to MSTLAYEIVDVFTDRPYAGNPLAVVFDADGLATDQMQAIAREFNLSETVFVLPATQVGATYRARIFTPVDELPFAGHPSVGAAVTACRRGLFGVGQVTQECGAGVLPIEVTDGAATLTGGSPTLGPELDPEPLLEMVGLGADDHLGPAPRVAGCGLEFPFLPVRPDALARAQVDPVAARRYGIDHVSVFSWNAAAQTAHVRVFVPGLGVPEDPATGSAGLGLGVWLVASGLLPGDGRSSYTVRQGAEMGRPSSLACTVTAAGGTVLGASVAGQVMPVARGEILIPPFVG